One Spinacia oleracea cultivar Varoflay chromosome 4, BTI_SOV_V1, whole genome shotgun sequence DNA segment encodes these proteins:
- the LOC130459893 gene encoding uncharacterized protein yields the protein MANNNQNIIMGSELMVKLNLTNFLEWEAKLVEIVRLIGLEYVLLHPMPSYYARDMTPERCSAWDADLKKVMSLMLNNIPDEWARRFVAYEPFTLIKNLRDICRGSMEDRDLNVHELIESMSGLKVSSLNRCYRMEVQETHVQLLHTKQRVGVPLRFHVDLMLSYFDRLSLLGTPISERMAVSILLNSLHSGFGRFKQLYLSEPREETVAEFVHLVRKAEIILDCEAKDLLKAKGRPFKKSGKSKGNAKSKQDKSTSSCLYCDGIGHYKRECPKLKEDQKNGTVIPSSGTKKKYKVKQG from the exons atggcaaacaacaatcaaaacatcatcatgggttctgagcttatggtcaagctgaacctaacaaattttcttgaatgggaagctaagctagttgaaatagtcagactcattggacttgagtatgtactgttacatcctatgccaagctactatgccagagacatgacccctgaaagatgttccgcctgggatgcggatctcaaaaaggttatgagtcttatgctgaacaatatccctgatgaatgggctagaagatttgtagcttatgaaccttttacgctcatcaagaatctgagggatatctgtcgtggaagcatggaggacagggacctgaacgtccatgagttgattgaatcaatgtctggtctaaaggttagttctctcaacaggtgttataggatggaagtccaagaaacacatgttcagctccttcacactaaacaaagggtaggcgtcccactaaggttccatgtggatcttatgctttcatatttcgatcgcctaagtctgctaggaacaccaataagcgaaaggatggcagtctctatcttgctcaattcactgcacagtgggtttggtcgcttcaagcaactatacctaagtgaaccaagagaagaaacagttgcagaatttgttcaccttgtcagaaaggctgagataatactggactgtgaagccaaagatttactcaaggctaaagggagaccgtttaagaaaagtggaaagtccaagggcaatgctaaatcaaagcaggacaagtccacatcaagctgtctttattgtgatggaataggccattacaaaagagaatgtccaaagctaaaggaagatcagaagaacggaacagtcattccatcttcag ggactaagaagaagtataaagttaagcaagggtga